The nucleotide sequence GTGACCAGGGTGTCGTCGTCGTTGGGGGTGAACAGCTTTGCCGGGAACCCGCCGTCGGGCTTTATCCCGGACGAGACGGACTTCCCGTTCGGGGCGAGATCCTCGATCCGGTCCAGCCGGAAATTCCGCAGCCCGGTCGCCGAGTGGCAGTAGGCCTCGAAGTACCAGGTGTTGTCCAGGGAATAGAGCCGGAGCGGATCCACGTCCCGTTCCGACAGGGTGTCCTTCTGCGCGGAAAGGTAAACGAGGTGCAGCTGCGAGCCTGACTCAATCGCGTCCCTGATGACCTCCAGGTTGGCTGAGTTGCCGGGCCCCACTTCCGGCCCGGACAGGGCAGCGGCGCGGAGCCCCTCCTCCCCTGCGGCCGCCATCAGCTTGAGCGTCACCGATTCAAGGGCACTTCCCTCGGCCAGTTCCGGCAGACCGTTCAGGGTCTCCAGGCCCGTGAGCAGCGCGCAGGCCTCGTCCACAGTGAAGCGGACGGGCCGGTTCAGCTCCATGGACTGGCTGATGAAAACGTGGCCTTCCTCCCACTGGATGTCCAGCAGCTCGTCCGGGTATCCCTGCGGCAGGCCGGAACAGATCAGGATCAGCAGGTCGCCCTCCAGTTCCTGGCGGGTCACCCCGAACCGTTCGGCGACCTCCTCGATGGGCAGCCCCTGGTTGCGGACCAGGAACGGGACCAGCTGCAGCATCCGCTTGAGCTGGTCCTCCGAGGTGCGTTTGCGGGTCCGCTTTCCGGCCCCGGCATGGGCGAAGGAGTACTGCGGCGCCGGCGCGGCAAGGAACGCGGCGGCATTCTCCAGACGGCGCTGCACCGCAGCTGACAGCTCCGCGGGGGCCACAACCTTCACGTTAGGGCCGTAGGAGGCCAGTTCCTCCCCGAGCACCTCAGCGTCACGGTAGGGAACCGTCAGCCGGTCCCGGCCGGCGTCGGACTCCCTGTCCGTGTTCCCGGACGGAGATCCAGCGGCGGCACGCTTGCGCAGCCCCAGCAGCTTGCCGCGCCGGATGTCAACCACGGCAGTGCTGAGCGGAAGCTCCGGAAGGCTGTTCAGTTCCGCACGGACGTTGAAGCCGGCGGGCGGCGTGAAGGCCTCCCGGTCAAGAATCGTTACCGCTGACGTGAAGCGGGACAACCGGAAAAAGCGCTTGGCGCCGCGGCCCCGGTCAAAGCCCACGAGGTACCACTGGCCGAAGCGGCTGCCCAGGCCCCAGGGTTCAACGATGCGTTCCTCTTCCTTGCCCGTGCTGCCGGCGAGGTAGAGGAAGCGGACGGCGTGCTGGGCGTGCATGGCGGCCACGAGGTCCTCGAACGCTTGGCCGGCGGGCTTGATGCGGGGCTGCACGCCAGCCGGAAGTTCGACGTCGGCCAGCCCGCCTGCCGCCTGCAGCTTGCGGAGCGCGTTGCTCGCCGCTGTTCCCAGTGCCGCCTGTTCCCAGAGCTGGGAGGCCAGCAGCAGGACCGTCCACTCGTCCGGGGTGAGTTCCACATCCGGAAGGCGGTTGGATTCCTTGCCGATCCGGTACCGGGTGGTGCCGGGATCGTCTGAACTCCAGCCCAGGTCGGTGACGGTCTCGACGTCGAAGCCGAAGTCGCGGAGATCGTTCTTGTCGCGTTCAAACATGCGGCCAAAGGCGGCGTCGCTGGCCGCGCCGCCGGCGTAGATCTTCTCCCGCAGCTCGCTGCGCCGCAGCCCGTACCGCGAGTTGAGCAGGGCGATCAGGAGGTTCAGCAGGCGTTCAGTACGTTGCGCGGACACCCTCGTTACGTTACTAAAACCGTTCCGGCAAAAACGCGAAAGCGCGGCAACAATCCGGAAAATCCTTCCGATTGTTACCGCGCTTGCGCTATACGGCGGTTGGGAGCCGGCGGGTGAGCCCGCGACCGTGGGGGTTAGCGGACGGCCACCAGGTCCACGACGAAGATCAGTGCCTCGTTCGGGCCGATGGCTCCGCCGGCACCGCGTGAGCCGTAGGCCAGCTCCGAGGGAATCTCAAGGCGGCGGCGTCCGCCGACCTTCATGCCGAGCAGGCCCTGGTCCCAGCCCTGGATGACCTGGCCGACGCCGACGCGGAAGTCCAGCGGAGCGCCGCGGCCCCAGGACGCGTCGAACTCTTCGCCCGTGGACCAGGCCACGCCGACGTAGTGCGTGGAGACGGTGTCGCCGGCCTTGGCCTCCGGTCCGTCGCCCTCAATGAGGTCGGTGATGACGAGTTCCGTGGGCACCGGGCCCTCGGGGAACTCGATTTCCGGCTTTTCACGGTCGAGCTTGCGCTGTCCGAATGACATGGTTGCTCCTTCTGTTTGGGCTGCTTGTACGGACTTGGGTCTTTGCTTGCTTACTTAACACCAAGGATGTCGACGACGAAGACGAGGTCGCCCTTGGCGTCACCCTGGCCGGCGTCGCCGTAGGCGAGGTCCTTGGGGATGACCAGCAGGACTCGGGAGCCGACGGTCTTGCCGGCCAGGCCCTGGGTCCAGCCCTTGATGACCTGGTTCAGGCCGAACGACGTCGGCTCGCCGCGGTCAAAGCTCGAGTCGAACTTCTTGCCACTGGCCAGGGCCACGCCGACGTAGTTGACGGTCAGGGTGTCAGTGGCCTTGACGACGGCGCCCTTGCCCTTGATCAGGTCCTGGGCGATGAGCTTCTTCGGGGCGGCGACGCCCTTGACGGAGATTTCGGGCTTGCCGTCCTTCTCGGTCACGGTCGGCAGGCCGGCGGGCGGAGTAACCGCATCGCCTTCCGGCTTCTCCAGGACCTTCGGTGCGTCCTTGGCCGAGATCACCTTGATGATCAGGAGCTGGGTCGGCTGCGCAGCCTGGCCCTCCGCCGCTGCCTTGCCCGGGATGGCGAGGGCGAGCTGGGAGCCCACCTTGGCGCCAACGAACGCGTTGTAGACGATGGCGCTGCCGGTCTTGAGTTCCTCGTTCAGTTCAATGGGCTCGGGGTCGCGGGGGAAGCTGTCGTCCAGGGTGGAGCCGTCCTTGGCGTTGAGGGCAAGGACGGAGATTTCAGCCACCTGGTTGGCCTTCACGCGGTCCCCGCTGCCTTCGGTGACAACCTTGACGGTGGCCTCGCTGACCTCGAGCGGCTTGGTGAATTCCACGCCCGGGGCTTTCTTGTCCCCTTTGTCCGTCAGCTTGAGCGAGTCGAACTTGGAGGTCTCGCCCGCGGACTGGCTGGTCGGCTCCGGGGCTGCGGGCTCCTGGCCACCGCAGGCGGTCAGCAGAAGCAGCGCGGGAAGAAGGATTGCTAGTAGTCGGCGCACGTAAAAACTTTCGTCGGGGCAAGATGGATGCCCTGCCTGTGGGGGTGCTGCAGGCGGCAGGGCAGTCAGGGCCGCAGAACGGCCTCTTCCAGAGTAACGCGGAAAGCTGGGTATCAGCCCATAGAGTCCAGAAGGGCATCAACCCGCTCGTCCACGTTGCGGAACGGATCCTTGCACAGGATGGTCTGGTGCGCGCGGTCGTTGAGCTTCAGATGGACCCAGTCCACGGTGTAGTCCCGGCCCAGTTCCTGTGCCTTGCGGACAAAGTCGCCGCGCAGCTTGGCCCGCGTGGTCTGCGGCGGGGCGTCCACGGCGTCCTTGATGGCCGTCTCCTCGGTCACCCGGCGGACGGCGCCGCGGGACTGGAGCAGGTAGTACAGGCCGCGCGCCCGCGAGATGTCGTGGTACGTGAGGTCCAGCTGCGCGATCCGCGGTGCGTCCAGCCCCAGCCCATGGCGCCTGCGGTAGCTGTCCATCAGCTTTTTCTTGATCGCCCAGTCGATTTCGGTGTCGATGGTGCTGGAGTCGCCGCTTTCGATGGCGCGCAGCGTCCGCCCCCAGAGGTCCAGGATCAGCGGGACGTGCTGGTTGTGGGCGCCGTTTTCCTCGACGAATGCGGTGACCTTGCTCAGGTACTCCTGCTGGATCTCCAGAGCGGTGAGCTGGCGGCCGTTCGCGAGCCGGACGAGGGCGCGGCCGCTCAGGTCGTGGGAAATTTCCCGGATGCTGCGGATGGGGTTTTCCATCCGCATGTCCCGCATGATCACCCCGGCTTCGATCATCCTCAGAATGAGGTCCACGGTGCCTACCTTGAGCAGCGCGGTGGTCTCTGACATGTTCGAGTCCCCGACGATCACGTGCAGGCGGCGGTAGAACTCGGCGTCGGCATGCGGCTCGTCACGGGTGTTGATGATCGGCCGGGAACGGGTGGTGGCCGAGGACACGCCCTCCCAGATGTGGTCGGCGCGCTGCGAGAATGCGTACGTGGCCCCGTGCGGTGTCTTCAGGATCTTGCCCGCACCGGCGATGAGCTGCCGGGTGACGAGGAACGGGATCAGGATTTCGGCCAGCCGGGTGAACTCTCCGCGGCGCGGAATGAGGTAGTTCTCGTGGCTGCCGTACGAGTTGCCGGCGGAGTCGGTGTTGTTCTTGAACAGGTAGACGGTTCCGTTGAAGCCCTCGGCCGCGAGCCTGGACTGGGCCTCATCCACGAGGTCGTCCAGGATGAGCTCCCCCGCCCGGTCGTGCGCGATCAGCTGGGCGAGGTCGTCGCATTCGGCGGTGGCGTACTCCGGGTGCGAGCCCACGTCGAGGTACAGGCGGGATCCGTTGGTGAGGAACACGTTGGAGGACCGGCCCCAGCTGACCACCTTGCGGAACAGGTAGCGGGCCACCTCCTCCGGTGCGAGGGGCCGGGAGTCCGGGCTCGAATAGGAAATCCCGAACTCGGTTTCAATGCCGAAGATCCTCTTGTCCATGTCAGCTCTCCTCAGCCAGCAGTTCCACAACGTCCTGGTTGGACAACCTGCGGAAAGCCCTCCGCGTCCCCCTGTTGCTTTCCGAACTGCGGTCCAGCAGCGCCACTTCCAAGGCCCTGGCCGGAGGATCCGGCGACTCGTTGTCCGTCGCCAGGCCCCGGACAGCGAGCCGGATCGCCGCCGCGAACGAGAGGTCGCGCTGCCAGCCGTTCTCGATCGTCCCGGACACTTTGTCCGCCTGCCCGCCCATCACAATGAAATTGTGCTCGTCCGCGATCGAGCCGTCGAAGGTGAGGCGGTACAGGTGGTCGAGGTCCTGGCTGGCACCCACCTCCGCCACGACGAGCTCCACCTCAAACGGTTTCTGCTCGGCGGTGAAGACGGCACCCAGGCTCTGCGCGTAGACACTGGCCAGACCCCGGGCCGTGACGTCCTCGCGGTCGTAGGAATAGCCGCGGACGTCGGCGTAGCGAACCCCGGCCTGGCGGAGGCTCTCAAACTCGTTGTACTTCCCGACGGCGGCGAAGGCGATTTTGTCGTAGATTTCGCCGATCTTGTGAAGCGAGGGTGACGGGTTCTCGGCGACCAGCGCAATCCCGTCCTCGCAGCTGATCACGATCACGGACCGCCCGCGTGCGATGCCTTTCCGTGCGAAATCCGCACGGTCCTTCATTAGCTGTTCGGGGGAGACATAAAACTGCTGAGTCATATCAGGCCTCCCGCCGGGCGGCAGCCCTGGACTCGATGATGTTTCCGGCGGTGGCGGCGAGTTCGCGCTCGGAGACCCGTCGGGCCCCGGCCCGGTTTACGGTGTACACCACTGGCCATAGTTGCCGCACGGGGTCGGGTCCGCCGGTGGCGGAGTCGTCGTCGGCTGCGTCGTAAAGCGACTCCACGGCTACGGTGATCGCGTCGTCCTCGGGCAGGTTGGGCCGCCAAAGCTTCTTCAGCGCGCCGCGGGCGAACATCGATCCGGAGCCCACGGCGTGGTGTTCCTGTTCCTCGTAGCGGCCACCGGTCACATCGTAGGAGAAGAGGCGCCCTACCCCGGCCGCAGTGTCAAAGCCGGCGAACAGCGGGACGACGGCGAGGCCCTGCAGCGCCATGGGCAGGTTGCCGCGGATCATCGCTCCCAGCCGGTTCGCCTTGCCCTCCAGGCTCAGGGATGTTCCCTCGATCTTTTCGTAGTGCTCCAGTTCCACCTGGAACAGGCGCGTCAGGTCGATCGCGATGCCTGCCGTGCCGGCTATGCCGACTACAGAGTGCTGGTCCGCGGGAAAAACTTTTTCGATATGCCGGCTGGCGATGATGTTGCCCATGGTGGCCCGGCGGTCGCCCGCCATGACGATGCCGCCGGCGTAGGTCATGGCAACAATGGTGGTGGCGTGGGGCACGGCAGGCGGCTGGCCGGTGGCCGTGCCCGTAGCGAGTGGTGCGTATTGGGGAAGCAGGTCCGGACGGTCGCGTTGGAGATGTTCAGTGAACGACGATGTCGCGTGGGCGGCTACCTTGTTGGCTGTTGTCTCCTGCACTGGTGCACTCCTTCAACGTGATGATTCGGCGGCTGTCCGGTACCTCTGGATCCCGTGCCCGGTGCGGGTGGTGTCCCTGCCGGTCTACTGGCCGCCCTTTTGCACGAATGCCCGGACGAATTCCTCCGCGTTGGACTCCAGGACGCCGTCGATCTCGTCGAGGAGGTCGTCAACACCCTGAGTGGACGCGGATGCCTGTCCTTCCGCGGGCGCCGGCGGTACGGGGACCTCTTCCTCGACCTCGGTGTCGCGTGGCTGCGGCTGCTGCTGCTCCTGGCCTGCCATGTCCTTCTCCTTCTTCCAGTCCCCCGTTCCGAAGGGACATCCTGTATGCCCATATTGCCACGCAAAAGGGCTTTGCGGTGTGCTTTATGCCGGTGGCGGAGCGGGCGCCGATCCGAGGAGTTCCGCAAGGAACGGACCTGCCTCGCGGTGCCTGGCAAACAGCCCTCCGGTGAGCGCCTGGGTGCCGCGCAGCGGCTCCCGGGTGGGGACGCGCTGCAGCCGTCCGTAGCCGGGCACGTCGAAAATCACCGAGTCCCAGCTGGCCCCCACCACGTCCTTGCTGAAGCTGCTGACGCAGCGTCCGCGGAAGTAGGCCCGCGTGTCCGACGGCGGTTCCGTCACCGCCGCGGCGATGTCGGCGTCGTCCACGATCCGCTGCATCCGGTTCCGGGAGAGCAGACGGTAGTAGAGGCCCTTTTCGGGCCGGACGTCGGCCCACTGCAGATCCACCAGGCCCAGCCGGGCGTCATCCCACTGGAGCCCGTCGCGCTGGCGGTAGCCCTCCAGGATGGACAGCTTGGCCAGCCACTCCACGGACGTTGCGGCGGCGGCCCGGTCACTGTCGAGCTGGGTCAGGGTGGAGGCCCACCGCTCCAGCACGTCGTGCGTGTGGCCGTCGCCGTCGACCGCGTCCCCCACCCCGGTGTCCTGGGCGAGCTTGGCTGCGGCCTCGTGGTACATCCACTGCAGGTCCAGGGCCGTCACCCGGCGGCCGTCCAGGAGCCTGACCTTGGTGGTGAGCGTGGTGTCGTGGCTGATGGCCTGCAGTGCGGAAACAGGCTCGTGGACCTCGATCCGCGGCGCCAGACCCGCCTCGATCAGGCTCAGCACCATGGCGGTGGTCCCGAATTTCAGGTAGTTGGACACCTGGCTCAGGTTGGCATCGCCGATGATGACGTGCAGCCGCCGGTACTTGTCCGCTGTTGCATGCGGCTCGTCACGGGTGTTGATGATGGGGCGCCGGATGGTGGTTTCCAGCCCCACCTCCGCCTCGAAGAAGTCTGCCCGCTGGCTGATCTGGTAGCCGGGCCGGGAACTGTCCTGCCCAAGGCCCACGCGCCCGGAGCCGCAGATGATCTGCCGCGACACGAAGAACGGCGTCAGCCCGCGGACAATGTCGCCGAACGGCACGGACCGCGGCATGAGGTAGTTTTCATGCGACCCGTAGGACACTGACTTGTTGTCGGTGTTGTTCTTGTAGAGGTTGACGGCGGGCAGTTCAGTGTCGCCGGCCAGCCTGCGTACGGCGGCCAGGCCCACGAGGTCCCCGGCCGCGTCCCAGGCCACGGCCGCCGACGGGTTGGTGACCTCCGGGCTGGAGTACTCCGGGTGGGCGTGGTCCACGTAGAGCCGCGCCCCGTTGCCGAGGACCATGTTCATCAGCAGCGAGCCGGATTCGTCCTCGCCGTCCAGCTCGAGCTCGTCGCGGCCGTAGGCAAGGGCCACGGCCTCGGCGTCCAGCACCGGCGGCTGGTCCGTCAGCTGGCTCGGGTGGGCCTGGCCGCGTTCCAGTGTCCAGCCGCGGGCGTCATGCAGCGGCTCCTCGTCCGTGTAGTCCCAGCGGGTTTCGGCGCCGCCGGCAGCCCGGAGCCGGGTGACCTGGGCGTAGGCCTGGACCACCCGGGCGGACATCATCGTGGCATTGGCGCCCGGGGCGGCCGGCGCGTGAATCCCGTATTCGGTTTCCGACCCCATGACCCGCATGGCGCCGCCGGCCGGCAGGCCCCCTCCCAGCGCTGACTCGGAGGCGGCCGTCACAGGTACTGGCCCGTGCTGGGCATGGTCTCGATGGATTTGCCGGGCTCCTGGCCGGCCTTGCCCTGGACGATCGTGCGGATGTACGTGATGCGCTCACCCTTCTTGCCGGAGATCCGTGCCCAGTCATCCGGGTTGGTGGTGTTGGGCATGTCCTCATGCTCGCGGAACTCATCGACGACGGCGCGCAGCAGGTGGTCGATGCGCAGGCCCTTCTGCTGTGTGGTCAGGAGGTCCTTGATGGCGTACTTCTTGGCCCGGTCCACGACGTTCTGGACGACGGCCCCGGAGTTGAAGTCCTTGAAGTACAGCATCTCGGTGTCGCCGTTGGCGTAGGTGACTTCGAGGTACTCGTTGGACTTCTCGGTGGAGTACATGGCTTCCACCGTCCGCTGGATCATGGCGTCCATCGTCTCCTGCACATCGCCGTCGTGCTCCACCAGGTCGTCCTCGTGGAACGGCAGGTCCGGGGTGATGTACTTCTTGAAGATGTCCGCCGCGGCCTCGGCGTCGGGACGGTGGATCTTGACCTTCACGTCCAGGCGGCCCGGACGCAGGATGGCGGGGTCGATCATGTCCTCGCGGTTGGAGGCGCCGATGACAATCACGTTGTCCAGCCGCTCCACGCCGTCGATCTCACTCAGCAGCTGCGGCACAATCGTGGTTTCGACGTCGGAGGAGATGCCCGTGCCGCGGGTGCGGAAGAGCGAATCCATCTCGTCGAAGAAGACCACTACGGGGCTGCCGTCCGAGGCCTTTTCGCGTGCCCGGGAAAAGATCAGCCGGATATGCCGTTCGGTTTCGCCGACGTACTTGTCGAGGAGCTCGGGGCCCTTGATGTTGAGGAAGTAGCTCTTCAGGTCGATGTTGCCCGAGCGCTCCGCGGCGCGTGCGGCCAGGGAGTTGGCCACTGCCTTGGCGATGAGGGTCTTGCCGCAGCCCGGAGGGCCGTACAGCAGGATGCCCTTGGGGGCCTTGAGCCCGTGCTCGCGGTACAGGTCCGGATGCAGGAACGGCAGCTCGATGGCGTCCCGGATCTGTTCGATCTGCGGGCCGAGGCCGCCGATGTCCTCATACGTGATGTCCGGGACTTCCTCCAGGACGAGGTTCTCCACCTCGGACCGCGGGACCTTTTCGAGGGCATACCCGGTGCGGGAATCGATGGACAGGGCGTCGCCCACCCGGAGCTTCTCAGTCAGCAGCGGCCCGGCGAGCCGGATCACGCGTTCCTCGTCGGCGCGGCCGAGCACCAGTGCGCGGTCCGGGCCGAGCAGTTCCTTGAGCGTGACGAGCTCGCCCGCGCGCTCGTACCCGAGACCCGCCACCACCAGGAGCGCCTCATTGAGGAGGACCTCCTGGCCGACGGCCAGCTGGTTGATGTTGACAAGGGGGCTGATGCCGACCCGCATCTTGCGCCCGGCGTTGAAGATGTCCACCGATTCCTCGGTGGCCGCCTGGCCGCTGCCCGAAGGCTGCCGCCGGGGGTTCAGCTGGAGGATGGTGCCGAAGCTGTACGGCGGCTGCCCTTCCTGGTCCAGGGCGTTCTTCAGCCGGAGGATCTCGGCCTTGGCAGTTTCCAGCATCGCCACGAGCTTCGTGTTGTTCTGCGTGGCGGCTGCCAGTTGGCGGTCGATGTGCCTCAGCTTGTCCCGAAGGATATTGACCTGCCGGTCAGCGACAGACAGTTCGTTGGCGCCCGCCTGTTCAGCCGGCGTAGGTACGGAGTCATTGTTCTCCATGATGGATCAGCCCCTTCCTGCGCTTCTATTAAGACGATAGCTCCTAGTCGGCGCGGAAAGCTGACGACATCCGAAATACGGACTAGTTTGTGATCTCCGGGTCGTCTTTCACATTGGTGCCGGCAATGGCGTCCCGTGCGGCCCGGCGGAGCTTCTTGTCCGAGACCTGGCGTTCGCCCACCGCGCCCGGTGTCCAGGCGTTGACGTCCTCTTCGTTGAAATCGGTCTTGGACGGGCGCCGCTTAACCGAGATGCCGGTGACGCCGTCGGCGAGCCGCCGGGTGACCAGCAGGAAGCCGGTGTGTGCAACCATGCGGTGGTCCGGGCGCACTGCGAGGCCTTCGAGATGCCAGCCGCGGACCAGGGATTCCCAGGCGTCCGGTTCCGTGAAGCGGCCGTCGGCGCGGATGGCCTCCGCTGTGCGTGAGAGTTGGGTGACGGTGGCGACGTAGTTGATCCACACGCCGCCGGGGGCCAGGACCGTGGCCACGGCGTCGAGGCATTCCCACGGTGCGAGCATGTCGAGGACCACGCGGTCGATGGATCCGGGCTCTTCGGTGCGGACCACTTCGTCCTGGAAGTCGCCGAGCGAGATCTGCCAGGCCGGGTGCGGTCCCCCGAAGATGGTTTCCACGTTGCCGCGGGCAATGGCTGCGAATTCCTCGCGGCGCTCGAACGAGTGCAGGTAGCCCTGGTCCCCCACCGCGCGCAGCAGCGAAATGGAGAGCGCACCTGATCCGACGCCGGCCTCGACCACCCTGGCGCCGGGGAAGATGTCGGCCATCGTGACGATCTGGGCGGCATCCTTCGGGTAGACGACGGCCGCGCCGCGGGGCATGGACAGAACGAAGTCGGACAGCAGCGGGCGGAGGGTCTGGTACTGCTGCCCCACGTTGTTGACCACAACGGACCCGTCCACCTTGCCGATGATGTCGTCATGGTTGAGGAATCCGCGGTGGGTGTGGAAGGCCCCGCCCGCCTCGAGGCTGATGGTGTTCATGCGCCCGCGCTCGTCCGTCAGCTGAACCCGCTCGCCTTCGCGGAAGGGACCGCGCCGCCGGGCAGCGCCGACCGGCTGGTCCGCAGTTCCGGCGGCAGTGCCGGAGGAAAGGCCCGTGCTGGTTGCGTTGGCGGCAGATTCGCTGCTCATGACTGTGTCCTCGCTCCTGTGAAAGCTGTTTTCGGGTGCACCCTGGCGGTCCGGCAGGGCGCGGAGCACCGGCTGCCGATTTCATGACCGGCACGTAACTCTACCGGTTCCGGCCCGGCCGGCGCGTGTTTAGCGGGGCGCCTTGCCTGTTATGGCCGTCACCACGGTGGACTGCCGGAGCAGGCCGGTGACCCTGCCGTTGTGGTCAATCACCGCGTAGTCGTGTCCTTCGAGCTGCGCCAGGTACTGCAGCAGCTCCTGGCCCTTGGACCATTCCGGCACGTAGGCGCCGGCACCGAGCGGATACGCCACGGCCCGGGCTGGGGTGGATCCGGCGACGCCGGCAGGCACGGTGGCCAGGGCGGCCGGGTCCACCACGCTGCTGGGCCTGCCGTCCGGAGCGCAGAGCACGACGGCGGTCCGCCCTCCGGCTGCCTGAAGGATGTCGCTGACGCTGCCCATTTCGGAAAGGCCCACGGCGGGTTCAGCCAGCGCTGCGGCACTCACCAGATGCAGGCGGCCGCGCAGGCGGCCCTGCTGGATCGACGCCGAGGCGCCCATCCACAGGAACCCGCCGACCAGGATGGTGATGAGCAGCATGCTGGTGTCCGGGACGTTTCCGCTGAGCAACGGGCGGGCGACGAACCACAGGCCAAGGGCGATGACGATGATGCGCCCGCCCCAGCCCGCAGCGATGGT is from Arthrobacter sp. QXT-31 and encodes:
- a CDS encoding tRNA (adenine-N1)-methyltransferase, producing MSSESAANATSTGLSSGTAAGTADQPVGAARRRGPFREGERVQLTDERGRMNTISLEAGGAFHTHRGFLNHDDIIGKVDGSVVVNNVGQQYQTLRPLLSDFVLSMPRGAAVVYPKDAAQIVTMADIFPGARVVEAGVGSGALSISLLRAVGDQGYLHSFERREEFAAIARGNVETIFGGPHPAWQISLGDFQDEVVRTEEPGSIDRVVLDMLAPWECLDAVATVLAPGGVWINYVATVTQLSRTAEAIRADGRFTEPDAWESLVRGWHLEGLAVRPDHRMVAHTGFLLVTRRLADGVTGISVKRRPSKTDFNEEDVNAWTPGAVGERQVSDKKLRRAARDAIAGTNVKDDPEITN